The following are from one region of the Bactrocera oleae isolate idBacOlea1 chromosome 6, idBacOlea1, whole genome shotgun sequence genome:
- the alphaSnap gene encoding alpha-soluble NSF attachment protein: MGDNEQKALQLMAEAEKKLTQQKGFLGSLFGGSNKVEDAIECYQRAGNMFKMSKNWAKAGECFCEVANLHSRAASRHDAGVAYVDASNCYKKIDVESAVSCLLKAIDIYTDMGRFTMAAKHHQSIAEMYESDPGTLAKAVQHYEQAADYFKGEESVSSANKCMLKVAQYAAQLEDYEKAINIYEQVAASSLESSLLKYSAKEYFFRAALCHLSVDLLNAQHAIEKYAQQYPAFQDSREFKLIKVLCEHLEEQNIEGFTEAVKDYDSISRLDQWYTTILLRIKKAADEDPDLR, translated from the exons ATGGGCGACAATGAGCAAAAAGCGCTGCAATTGATGGCTGAGGCCGAGAAGAAATTAACGCAGCAAAAAGGTTTTCTCGGTTCACTTTTTGG tggTTCGAATAAGGTTGAAGATGCCATCGAATGCTACCAACGCGCCGGCAATATGTTCAAAATGTCCAAAAATTGGGCTAAAGCTGGCGAATGCTTCTGTGAGGTAGCCAACTTGCATTCACGTGCTGCTAGTCGTCACGATGCCGGTGTGGCATATGTAGATGCCTCCAATTGCTACAAGAAG ATTGATGTTGAGAGCGCTGTCTCGTGCCTGCTGAAGGCGATTGACATCTACACCGATATGGGACGCTTTACCATGGCAGCAAAGCATCACCAGAGCATTGCTGAAATGTATGAGAGCGACCCAGGAACACTG GCCAAAGCTGTACAGCACTATGAACAAGCTGCTGATTACTTTAAGGGCGAGGAATCGGTGAGTTCAGCCAATAAGTGTATGTTGAAGGTAGCTCAATATGCCGCACAGCTGGAGGATTAcgaaaaggctataaatatatatgagcaG GTGGCAGCTTCATCGCTGGAAAGTTCACTGCTCAAATATAGCGCTAAAGAGTATTTCTTCCGGGCTGCATTATGTCATCTGAGTGTGGATCTGTTGAATGCTCAACATGCTATTGAAAAATATGCACAGCAATATCCAGCATTCCAAGACTCGCGTGAATTCAAGCTCATTAAG GTGCTTTGCGAACACTTGGAAGAGCAAAACATCGAAGGCTTCACAGAAGCGGTCAAAGATTACGATAGCATCTCACGTCTGGACCAGTGGTATACcacaatattgcttagaattaAGAAAGCAGCCGATGAGGATCCCGATTTACGATAA